The DNA sequence tgtaattcatttttattacaaattaaaaaaggggttgatcgtagaggtcGTTTgtgtctaaaaataaaattttggggtggaccacccttaacaatGAGGgggataaaaaattaatgttgtccgattcgcagacctaaccgatatgcacacaaatttccacaaacaccgtgacacgagaattttatatattatattgtttaaaaatcacAAAGAACACAAGTAGCGAAATTATTGGTTATAGGATGgccaattatattaatataaagacTATTTAGTAGGTTAAGCCAGCgtgaaaaagtaattaatataagtacCTACACGAAATGAGCACACTgcgtgagaaaaaaaaattatgtaatgatGCCTCatcgttttatgtaattatgtGAAAGTGAGGAAATGAGATGGCCAGTTGCAATGTGCAATTACGTTCTAGTACTCAAATGTTTCGCTGTATATATACTGATATATCTATCGGCTCGATACAAGGTTCTTGATATAAGTTAAATGTCCCTGTGACATAAACAAAATCTTAAAGTTCATATTGTACTTATTCTATTATTGACCAATCAAGGATATGTAACAATACTTCATAGAAAGTAAgtgtatataacaaaaacacaaaatattcagTAGCAGAAATCTCACGAACACTTACAGAAAATTATATATCGTGCAAATCAGTTAAATAGCCGtttgacccaacctgaattgtATAAGACAGTAACAATTACATATAACGACTCGTTACATAATGTAAGTACCATGAACTTACTTGGCCAGTTATGTAACGTCGAAGTGAAGGCTTTAAGCTTCTTGTACAGTAAAGTTTAACTCCCGGAAGCTCGTAAACGGGTTATGCTATAGCAGAAAGTTAAAACagtcatacaaaaatacacagtTTATAGAAATTGGTACAATAGAGGCAAATGTTAGGGTTactaagttttaaataaaattatgcacGCAACGTATCGCCATAAATGCATatggttttatatattttattaaatgtttaataagttAGAAAAGTACCTtctttattcataaatgtattacaaCGCTTAAAATCTACAGTATCTTTTGTCTTCTCGCCGTAAAATCACTTTGATGAGTAAACTTAGTTAACTTACTCTTAGTCtgagacatttttttaagtttttacatcAACCGCGACCACGTAGAAATGTTATTCGCCATATGTAATTTCAGCACATGCATTGggtatgtattatgtaatcCTAAAAGTGACCCAATTTTGGGTTTGTTCAATTGTTAATAgttaaaaggaaataaataacacgtacaaaaaatataaagatctgtaaataaacaacGTTATTGTGCACTTAAAAGATGCAAATGCACCATAAACGCGTAATGTCTTAAAGTTTTTTGGCAGGCGTTAAATAAAATCCagatttcaattttaaaatttacttacaacTTCTAAGAATTCGTTTAAAATGCATGAATTCCGTTATGCTTTATATTTACAGAAGGAGTATTTTACTCAATAAATAAGTTCTCTTAGCTAACTCGTATCGTTTCATGAAATTATCACAATAGACTTTGGATTTAGGCAACAATAATAAGGGCTAAGATCAcgaatttatacaatatacctattttaaagctaataataatttaatagtccAATTTCACTAGATTTTGTCACCATATTTAAGTTTCCCTCTTACCGTTGTTGGGCTATTGGGATCACTGTATGAGCGCTGATGATCTGCTAAGTTCTGAGATCCTTTTCTAAAATCATTACCTGACATTACACTAAAATTTTCATTAGAATTTTTGTTTGCTTCACGTAATCTCTTGCTTTCCCTCGAGTCCGATGATTGTTCCATACTTTGATGATTCGTAGTGGATGGTGGAGTCGTTACAGATGTTGTGTGAGGTGTGCTAGATTTTGGGGCTTCTACATACTGAAAGTTGTCATTTGAAGCCTCTGGTGAAGAGATAGACTctccttttaatgatttaGAGCTtaacatagaaataaaatcttGTATTGATGATGGAGATTTGAATGATACATCTGTGGGAGTGACTAAATTTGTTGATTGAGTCTGGTCAAATATATCGAGATTGTCCAAAGCGGTGGGTGTATCGTCATTTATTGCCGGATCGTTTCCTAAATGGTCAACATATGTAACATGATCTTTTCCTCCAAATTTAACATTCTGTTTTGATATTGATTTCTTTCTATCCTTCTGTGGCGTTAAAGTAAGACTGCCGCTATCATTCTTGTCTTCAGATGTATAAAGATTTGACGACGAAGAGCCAAATGTATCATATTCAAAGTTGTTcgcataattttctttaaaatttgcTAATGCgtctttgtatttatttagatttgcTGATTTAGACGCCATGCTTCCAAAATTATTAGGCTTATAGTCGTGTACGACTGTAGATGAAACACTGTACGGTGAAGAAATGCTTGATGGTTGCATTCTAAAATCCGTTGCTGATTTGCCAAAAAAAGATGATATCAAATTCCTTTGTTTGGCATTAGCTTTTTTTATTCCGTAATCAGACAGTTGCTTAAAGCTATTTTCTTCAGCAGTTGATCCAAACGCCGATGTAGGTACTGATGGCCGTAAGTTTTTCTTCAATCTGTTATCTCCGTATATTCCTTCGTAGTAAGAGAAATCTGAAGAAGGAGCTTTTATCGGCTTCTTAAACtttggtattttattttttatggtaTTAATGTTTCCTATCCTCATACCTTGGCCGTTGTACGACACTTTGGGTAAACTTAAAGCTTCTTTTGTAATATCAACTCCTGAAGGTATTTCCCCATGGTCATGGAATATGTGATCATGCGTGACTTCACGTGGATTGTAGGCGGCGTATTCAAAATGTGGTGTGGCCATTGTACCTAGTGCAGATAAGCCACCATACGGATGTGTTGGAATAGCAATTATTGCCGCTCCAGCTTTGAAAGGATTGATCGCAGTTGGTCTTGTAATAGCTGTCATACCTGCTAAAGGATCGACTCCAATAATATTGTGATACTTAGAGTTTTgatcatataataatttatgtatatgttcTTCAGTGTACGTATGAATGTGTTCAGTATCACCgtcgataattttttcaacTCGTGGTGGTTTTTTAAGTTTTCTGATGGTTCCTGAACCATCTACATCGGAATAAAATTGTTCGTGGAAAGTGGATACGGGATGTTCCGCTTCCGCAAGGGTTCCAGGTTGTGGTGGTCTGCGGCGTCCAGGAACTCGTTttggtttatttttcttaactaCTTTCTTTCGCGGTGgatcatttagttttataatttttactcgGTTCGATGGATGATTTGACGCAATAGATACGGGTTGGGCTGAATATCCTGATGGCCCGAAGCTTTCATTTGGCTCAGATGCTGATATGTCATATTCTTGTTCATCGACTTCAGTGTGTGTTGGTCCATAGTAGCCTCTAGCGTGGTACAGAGGTAGGAGGTGTGAAGCGGCGGCTGAGAGACTCGGCCCTCGTCCCTGATGTTCTTCGTACAGGTCCATGCCGTTAAGTGGAACGATGTGGTTGATTCCGGGCAAGGCGCTAGTCGGCACCGCCACTGAGCCCTCAGCGCTCGGCATGTAGGCCGGGGCATATTGTGAGGACGCAGGGTGGTTcgttatgtatatttttttatggtggTGTATATGCTTCACTTTCTGTGGTAGATGTATgcgaattttttttctgtaacaatagaaaattagtGATGTtataccaaaaatattttcatacaccAAGGTGATGGACggttacataatatgtatacatGCGGAACAAACAATATGTAAAAGGCAATGGTCGTTGCGTTCGCATGCGTGTTATTCGTAAGTTGTTCCGTCTAGTGTCAATGGACCGAGTCGGCTTTCCCCGTCGTAATACCGACACCCCGTCACAtttgatattgaaataataataatacacgatgttttattataatttatgcacTTTCTATAGTATGACATTGAGAGATATAATCGCAttgcgtttaaaaaaaaagttcgcACAGCATTATAATTCCTTAAGGCTATATCGCTAgcttttattactaaataataagcTAATTCTATAAATACTTACTTAGGTCCATCTGCCTGAATAGGTACAGATGCAACAGCTACAAGAAGAGTGAactgtaacaaaaaaatataattataaataattgctaTAGCGTATAGAGAGATATATAGAGCTTTTACACACACTCGccctttaaaatataatagatagaGCTAGTAAAACATTACGACGTGTTTCTCTGCCATAACATCAGGCAGAGCCTTAGAGGCTTGAATTGGAAAGAAGCTGCCTAATCCGTAGCAAGAAATTGTGAAATAAAGTTTTGTAGTTAATTTATCAATTgtgatgatttttatattaaactagcagaccggccaagcgttgctgtggctaaggttttagttatattacatagtagtaacctattcaagggaaacggtaggagaagaccagtcatggggaccaccatgcttttttggtggttatgccattaaattgtagcttatgtgaaacgttggtactttcaacacagcgccatctgttagagttgtgactatcaaataataaacaaatatcttgcaataaaataacattgcgggtataaatcgAGATGTAaactatcctatcttttaagttagatcaaactgcacacggtgtgcaaatttgattgatatcggttcggtagtttaggagtccatagcggacaaacaacgtgacacgtaatttatatacattaagatttaaaattctaTGTGTAATCGAAATGAAATTTGACAAATAATGGTAATTGTTCTATCTTGTGGTATAACGCGTTTTAAAatgatatgtttttttaataatctataaatatttttaggttgtGTTGTTGCGGCAAGGTTTTACAAACATACTTCCGTCAGCGATGATATTGGGTAATGTTCaagtaagtatataaaaagatttaaaaaaacatatgacTTTCAAATATCTATGAAATCGTAAGAGTTGATGAAATCTTTAAAGTTTCTGTAATGCCGATTACACTCAAAATCCGTTTCATTGATTTGAGCGCGAAATAAAGTCACAATCACACAAAGTTTaaccttattaataaaactaaatcgcgcgcttataactaaaatacgatttcgtcaaattgtgtttacgttatattatatatatattatgtaagagtAAACAGCGTAGTTAgactgaattattttttaataaaaaaatattgcaattaAGTCGAGTAATTATTGTCTCGACTTTGTTATTCAgcggtttaattttaatatattgtatgcataacaaatttaatcaaatactGCAATTTCTATGTGACAGTACAATTGCATCAACTTTCTATACACTTTGTATAGAACACGTTATCGATCGAGCTTCCATTTAATACCATACGTATAAGTTTTCCATATAAATATCTATCCTTACTTTTCTGTTACTATTAGATGTTACGTACTGTTATCTTGTTAATAAAAGTTCTCTTAAAGTTTTAATCTTCTGAATTTTAGTACCAGTGGTactagataataaaaacatatgcttaacatatttaataattgataaaactGTGTTGTTGGAATTCGAATATATTCTGCCCAATGTTTCATTGTCTtcgaaataaacatataaaaaataatatattgtaaacgTTACGGTTAACAAAGGCGGTTGTATAAACTTCATAAATAGCACCTATTAAAAACTGTTACATCAACTCATGTATTCAAAAGAGCTTTAGAAAAAAGAGTGTAGGGGCTACCACCAGTACGCCTACTGGACaatcaatacatttatgaataAACTAACTGATGTAAGCGACATTAGTTAGtttattcataaatgtacTAAGTAATGTAAgcgaatttttaaaatcattaacCAGGCACCCCAATTGTCATTGTTTCAATCGAATAGATGCATGAGGCAGACATCCGCTTGTGTCTGTTATGTTGATTCTGTACGCACAACGGACATATTAAGAGTATcagtgcggaaactgagtccacaaaCCATATATTGATTTCAGTACATCAAAGGATTTCAACGCTACACTGAGTCTATTCAGCATTCACATCATAttgatttgtatattatttgtatttgtagcGAGACTGcgttttacaattatttcctTTGCATAGGTCTTTGGATCCTTTTAAGAGATTTTACGCATTATTATTTCCacgtttatttatgtttaaagatACAAATACTTAAGTAAACTCTGTCCGCTATCATTTATTAGAGTCAATGTTGTGTACACCTATTATGAGATTGCATGCTAGAATAAAACCCAATATTGTTAATTAGAGAATATATACATGTAATCTGTTCGtgttccttaataaataaataaattattagtacaCTTATGTACAATTTGTGATATAGTTTTTGGGAATAGAACAATTCATACACATCACTTAATTTTAACCTTATAAAAGCTTTACTAAGGTATTTCAAATAGTATCTATTAGATTCATAGGCTATGTAGATCATAGAATTTCTTTGACACATCGTTAATTTCGCGGACTGCCCGACTCagaattaatatgtaaataaattgaagaCCTTCTTTCTTTAAGTCTTTGAATATGTTTTGAAATTActtgttatataaatagtgATGTTCGCGTTTAAGGTAAAgaacatatacataatataacgcAACTCTGATTTAAGGAAGAACCCTTTTTAAGCTTGTAAaggtttttaagtttattttaattctgaGTACGGTCTATCCATTATACACTCACAATCACTTAACACATTCACAACACAACACAATACCAACCAATTTCAACCAATCCATTGTTGCCTCCCCGTGGAACGATGTTGTATATGCGATCCACACTAAACCGCACTGATGTACAGACTCGTATAGTAATTGTTTGCGTTACGCATGTACATTTATAACATTCATTTTTACGCCTGAACGAATCTTCATTCACgctgattttaaatatttttcttagttCCGAAGGGATTGATTTCCATAtgtataaaaagataaaaacctttttagatgtgggcctcagatttctgtgttcgtttcatgattatttgtcaataggcaactaggtgatcagcctccagtgcctgataTTCACCGTtcatttttgagtctaaggcaagcctttttcctcacgatgttttccttcaccgttcggacgaaagttaaatgcgcacatagacagaaagttcattggtgcacagccggggatcaaatctacgacctcagggaagagagtcacacgctgaagccaacagttgtctatataaaaataccgtctgcctcctgtaacatatacaaaaaaacaacacAAAGTCGCTTAACCAATGTTAGAGGGCTGTGGTAATTATTGCAATAAGCTTtgtttaactaaaatttaattgaaatgatGCGTGTTTAACAGTACTGATtgatttttcattctatgtacACATGATCAGGCgaaggaaaacgtcgtgaAAAGCGTCAAGAAACCAAAGATCTACCTACATGTCTGGACTAGACtgcatgtaaataaaaatgagcaACATGTGTAGGTAGTTTCTCATGAGAttgagtttaaaataatttttcttcagtcaaattaatacttttagtaaaagttcttagtaaaagtaatttattatttgaaatactaataataactcAGTTGCGCTTCATCagattttttatcattttttatagaaaagtaggcgatcagccttctgtcttACACATCGCTTTTTGGGTTTGAGACataccggtttcctcacgatatccTTCACCTTACGAGCCGGTGatggaacctacgaccccaTTGATGAgattcttttattatatactagtgCTGAATTTTCCCATATTTCTTCTCATTATTATCTTCAGGTTCTCAGACGTAGATTAACTAATTCATACAGCTATCTATCACCTACAGTTAAATTAACCAATAAGCTGGTAGTTCTATTATCTCATtgctttaatttttcatacacAGTTTTACCCGTCAGcttttaaactcaaactctAGACATAACTAAAACGTCTAGGAAAACACAAACCTTTTAACAATtaggtattttatatacattgtatgttatttatttatactttgttacATTATagtcattaattaatacataatgaaAGTAAAGCCAGTTATCTAAGTAATTCTTCCGCGGTGTTaattgtttacttaattttatcaatcattcagaataatatttaagtattgaGGAAATcgaaatctttgaatgcaatTCTACTTCGagcttttatacaaatatcaGTTGTTAAAATGcattaattcatatattaattattatgcagTATATTCATAGATTTTTAAGTTGCAACACTTCAGCAACGCAGATTTATTCAAatcctaaataataatctcAAATGTTTGGCCAGAGTGATAATGGAGAGttaacataatacatttagttGCGTAAATACTTTAAAGTTTTGGCGAATAGACAGACGCGCACCAGAAGGTGGAGGTCAGTCAATTCGACGATTcgaaatcaatattaaaacccAGAACCTTTTTATTAGCGATAATAATGATCTGAAGATTGCTCGTCGTTCAATTTTGTTCCGTTTGTTCACAATTCATTGTGAAGTGGTAAAACCAGTATAGATTTCCAATTACTGAAGTTTgattaacttttatataagctattattattattgatagtaTTATATCAACAAAAGTGAtctataaatacttattaaatacACGGTAATGTGTCATTGATACCCATAGAAGAGCTATCCCGTGAAACCTATGTCGCCTCGGTAACCAAAAGACTGACCTGCGATACCTATCTCGATATAAttaccagtggcgctacaatctttttagaactgagtctcagatttctgaaactgtttcatgatcatttgtcaatgtaataAGCTAGCAAGTGATGGTGATCAGCATCGTGTGCGGGACACAACGTTGActattttgggtctaaggcaacgatgttctccttcaccgttcgagtgtatgttaaatatatagaaagtccattggtgcacagcaggGTATCGaagctacgacctcagggatgataatccgacactgaagccactaggccaaaactGCTCAATATTAGAACATTATATCCAAAATTAATACACATTATCATTTTATGATAGTCttttcgatttgaatgaaatattgaaatcgtgcaaatattgaaataactaCTCGTATATATACCAATTGAGTACAAGATCGAGAACGCTATCGCTATTGAGAGTTATATAGCATAGGCGCTGCTTCTAGCCGCTTTGATACGATTGAAGCCCGGGCCGAGTGGACTGGTAAAAGCGTCATACAAGTGTACCTACTAGGATCGCTTTTTTATATCCTTTTTATatgatgttatgtgataccgcccatgtacattcacattgccagaaggctcgcaagtgcattgCCAGCCTCgtgaattggtacgctcttttcttaaaagaccctaagtcgaattggttcggaaatacttcagcacatagtggtggtgcgcgacaAAAATTGCCTCAAAAccgctcagttgtgaaacaCTACGTCTATACTGTACTACGTCGATATTTCGAAATAATCACGGAATTCCAGATTGGGGCTatcattcttttttttacCT is a window from the Pieris napi chromosome Z, ilPieNapi1.2, whole genome shotgun sequence genome containing:
- the LOC125062487 gene encoding uncharacterized protein LOC125062487 gives rise to the protein MDWLKLFTLLVAVASVPIQADGPKKKIRIHLPQKVKHIHHHKKIYITNHPASSQYAPAYMPSAEGSVAVPTSALPGINHIVPLNGMDLYEEHQGRGPSLSAAASHLLPLYHARGYYGPTHTEVDEQEYDISASEPNESFGPSGYSAQPVSIASNHPSNRVKIIKLNDPPRKKVVKKNKPKRVPGRRRPPQPGTLAEAEHPVSTFHEQFYSDVDGSGTIRKLKKPPRVEKIIDGDTEHIHTYTEEHIHKLLYDQNSKYHNIIGVDPLAGMTAITRPTAINPFKAGAAIIAIPTHPYGGLSALGTMATPHFEYAAYNPREVTHDHIFHDHGEIPSGVDITKEALSLPKVSYNGQGMRIGNINTIKNKIPKFKKPIKAPSSDFSYYEGIYGDNRLKKNLRPSVPTSAFGSTAEENSFKQLSDYGIKKANAKQRNLISSFFGKSATDFRMQPSSISSPYSVSSTVVHDYKPNNFGSMASKSANLNKYKDALANFKENYANNFEYDTFGSSSSNLYTSEDKNDSGSLTLTPQKDRKKSISKQNVKFGGKDHVTYVDHLGNDPAINDDTPTALDNLDIFDQTQSTNLVTPTDVSFKSPSSIQDFISMLSSKSLKGESISSPEASNDNFQYVEAPKSSTPHTTSVTTPPSTTNHQSMEQSSDSRESKRLREANKNSNENFSVMSGNDFRKGSQNLADHQRSYSDPNSPTTVRGKLKYGDKI